One Gemmatimonadota bacterium genomic region harbors:
- the ybgF gene encoding tol-pal system protein YbgF, producing the protein MKERTLKHLGRGMLPAVCALVVTSACGVQSDLTNLKNDTTHLRAQLQVMREEVALREDIDSLKVHIGRLEALVRDQTDEMLRMRADMGQRISGLENRLQILTTRITESDRQFSALVRRLERIQVQLSATERPDTSALASGSFDPGELYDLGLRDYQRGNYDVAVRQFTQYIEYFPDSDLADDAQYYIGDCYYTQSLYTQALDAYEMLLNAHPDGNKVPATLLKIAFIKVARAELSEARSYLERVTGEFPDTEEAQLARMRLDLMPEE; encoded by the coding sequence ATGAAAGAAAGGACCTTGAAACACCTCGGCCGGGGCATGCTGCCGGCGGTCTGCGCCCTGGTCGTTACAAGCGCATGTGGTGTCCAGTCCGACTTGACCAACCTGAAGAACGACACGACGCATCTGCGGGCCCAGTTGCAGGTCATGCGCGAGGAGGTCGCCCTTCGGGAGGACATAGACTCGCTGAAGGTCCACATCGGGAGGTTGGAAGCCCTCGTGCGGGACCAGACGGATGAGATGTTGCGCATGCGGGCGGACATGGGACAGCGGATCAGCGGCCTGGAAAACCGGTTGCAGATCCTTACGACGCGCATTACGGAAAGCGACCGTCAGTTTTCGGCCCTGGTGCGCAGGCTGGAGCGCATACAAGTCCAGTTGAGCGCAACGGAAAGGCCGGATACTTCCGCGCTGGCGTCCGGGTCCTTCGATCCGGGCGAACTGTACGACCTGGGGTTGAGGGATTACCAGCGGGGCAATTATGACGTGGCGGTCCGGCAGTTTACCCAGTACATCGAATACTTCCCGGACTCGGACCTGGCAGACGACGCGCAGTACTATATCGGCGACTGCTACTACACGCAGAGCCTGTACACTCAGGCGCTCGACGCTTACGAGATGCTGTTGAACGCGCATCCGGATGGAAACAAGGTGCCGGCCACCCTGTTGAAGATCGCTTTTATCAAGGTGGCCAGAGCGGAACTGTCCGAGGCAAGATCCTACCTGGAACGGGTAACTGGTGAATTTCCCGATACCGAGGAGGCCCAGCTCGCGAGGATGAGACTGGACCTTATGCCGGAAGAATGA
- a CDS encoding energy transducer TonB: MTRMIWASGLLHFAIIAGLIGLNTWWSTTASSLDQQVYRVDLVTLAESPPIRRPPMIDEAYEVVSRKEAAVPQEEAALALERTPRLVSEEPDPGPETPQSFETDSPGIRLDERNFEFPYYLGAIQRKIQQHFNVPRMLGVTHLETVIYFRVTRSGRISNVVMERSSSNPVFDLAAQRALNAADPLPPLPEGYRKSYLGVHFAFQYAL; encoded by the coding sequence ATGACACGCATGATCTGGGCTTCCGGATTGCTGCATTTCGCGATTATCGCCGGGTTGATCGGTTTGAATACCTGGTGGTCCACGACGGCGTCATCGCTGGACCAGCAGGTCTACCGGGTCGATCTCGTAACGCTGGCCGAGAGCCCGCCGATTCGACGTCCGCCCATGATAGACGAGGCGTACGAAGTCGTCTCGCGGAAGGAGGCCGCCGTGCCGCAGGAGGAGGCGGCTCTGGCGCTTGAAAGGACGCCGCGCCTGGTCTCTGAAGAACCGGACCCGGGACCGGAAACGCCGCAGTCCTTTGAAACCGATTCCCCGGGCATCCGCCTGGACGAGCGGAACTTCGAATTCCCGTACTACCTCGGCGCGATACAGCGGAAGATACAACAGCATTTCAACGTGCCCAGAATGCTCGGCGTAACGCACCTGGAAACCGTCATCTATTTTCGCGTCACGCGGTCGGGCCGGATTTCCAACGTCGTCATGGAGCGTTCGTCTTCCAACCCGGTCTTCGACCTGGCGGCGCAACGGGCGTTGAACGCGGCCGATCCGCTGCCGCCGCTGCCGGAAGGTTACAGGAAATCCTACCTGGGCGTGCATTTCGCGTTCCAATACGCATTGTGA